In the Chthonomonadales bacterium genome, CGCACTGGGCATGATGGCGGTGTTTGCCACGTTCGGCACGCTCGTGTTCTACACGCCAGACGGGCGCGGGTTCCTCGATATGGCCGCTCGCGGCCAGACGCTCAGCGGCATGCTGACGGCGGGGGCGGCAACGCTGATTGGCCTGCTGCTTTTTGTGGGAGCCCTCGGCAAGTCGGCGCAGTTCCCGCTGCACGTGTGGCTCCCAGACGCGATGGCCGGCCCGACGCCGGTATCGGCCCTGATTCACGCCGCCACGATGGTGACGGCCGGTGTGGTGATGGTGACGCGGGTGTCGCCGCTGATCGTGCACTCGGAGACCGCAATGACGGTCATCGCCTGCGTGGGGTTGTTCACGGCGCTCTTCGCCGCCACCATCGCGCTCACGCAGAACGACATCAAGAAGGTGCTGGCCTACTCCACGGTATCGCAGCTCGGGTACATGTTCCTGGGCTGCGGCGTCGGCGCGTTCACCGCGGGGATGTTCCACGTGACGACGCACGCGTTCTTCAAGGCGCTGCTCTTCCTCGGCGCGGGGTCGGCGATCCACGCCCTCGGCGGCGAGCAGGACATGCGCCGCATGGGCGGCCTGGCCGGGCGCATCCCGGCCACCTTCTGGACGATGGCGGTGGCAACGGTGGCCATCGCGGGCATTCCGCCGTTCGCCGGCTTCTGGAGCAAGGACGAGATCCTGGGCGCCGCGTCGGGCTTTCGCGGACAGCTTGGCCTGGTCCTCTACGCCATCGGGCTCGCTACCGCGGTTCTGACGGCCTTCTACATGGGACGCCTGATGCTCAAGAGCTTCCTGACAGTTCCGCGCTTCAGCGAGGGCGGCGCCACTCAGGGCGCGCACGGGGCGGACGGCGGCGCGCTGCCACGCGACGCACACGCGGACCAGCACGGCGCTCCGGCGCCGGCGCACACGGCGGGCTCCGAGCACGCGCACGGCGGCATCCACGAGGCTCCGCCGAGCATGCTGGTCCCGTTGCTCGTGCTGGCCGTCCTCTCGGCGGTCGGCGGCCTCATCGGCATACCGTCCAACAACCTGTTCGAGCACTTCCTTGAGCCGGCCACGGCTGGCGCGGCGGGCCACCATGCCGTCGGGTTCGGACTGGGCGCCGTTCTGGGCACGGCGGCCGGCTCCATCGGGCTGGCGCTCGCCTGGGCGCTCTACGCGCGCCACCGCGAGACCGGAGCCCTGCTCACGGAGGAGCAGCGCCGAACCAACCCGTTCTACTTGGGGTCGCTTCGCCTCTGGTACGTCGACGCGTTCCTGACGTGGCTGGCGCTGACGGTGGGCGGCACGGTGGCTCGCGTGATGTGGCAGGTCTTCGACCGGTTCGTGATCGACGGCACGGTGAACGCCGTCGGCGCGATCACCGGGTTGCTGAGCGAGGTGTTCCGCCGGCTGCAGGCCGGCTACGTGCGCGTCTACGCCATGACGATGCTCGTGGGGGTCGTCGCGGTGGTGGTCGCCATCCTGTGGGGCGCGTTCAAGCCCTGACACTGCCCGGAGAGGAACGCCCATGCCGGAGAGCCTGAGCGGCTTCCTGCTGAGCCTGACGATCTTCCTGCCGCTTGTCGGCGCCGTCGTGCTGATGGCGCTGCCGCGGCCATCGGACGAGGAGGACGGCCACGGGCACGCCGTCGCGCCCGCGCCGGGCACGGCCTGGCGCGGGCGGGCGGTGCGCGTGGTGGCGCTCGTGTTCGCCGCCCTGGCTTTCGCGTCGTCGCTGCTGGTGGCGGGCGCCTTTCGTCCCGGTGTGCGGGGCTTCCAACTCGTGCAGGACGCCGAATGGCTTCCCCAGTTCGGGATGCGCTACCACCTGGGTATAGACGGCATCAGCCTGCTCCTCATCCTGCTGACGACCTTCGTGACACTGCTCGCGGTGCTCTACTCGTTCAACGTCCGGCGGCGCCTGCGCGAGTACATGGTCTTCATGCTGGTGCTCGAGACGGCCATGCTCGGCGTGCTGAGCGCGCTCGACCTGGTGCTCTTCTACGTGTTCTGGGAGGCCGTTCTGATCCCGATGTACTTCCTGATCGGGATCTGGGGCCATGAGCGGCGCATCTACGCGGCGATCAAGTTCTTTCTTTACACGTTCGCAGGCAGTATCCTGATGCTGGTCGGCATCGTCTACCTCTACACGCACACCGGCACGCTCAGCCTGGTGGAGTTGACGACGCCGGGCACGCGAGCCTACGCCGCTTTGCAGGGTCTGCCCGCGCAGGCGCTGACCTACGTGTACGCCGCCTTCGCGCTGGCGTTCATGATCAAGGTGCCGATGTTCCCGTTCCACACCTGGTTGCCGGACGCACATGTCGAGGCGCCCGCTGCCGGCTCGGTGATCCTGGCCAGCCTGATGCTGAAGCTGGGCGTCTACGGGTTCCTGAGGTTCTGCATCCCGCTGTTTCCGGACCAGGCGATGGCGAGCTCGCCGCTGTTCGTCTTGCTGGCGGTCATCGGGATCATCTACGGAGCGATCGTCGCCGCCGTGCAGCCCGACATGAAGAAGCTCGTGGCATACACGAGCGTCAGCCATCTGGGCTTCGTGATGCTCGGGATCTTCTCGTTCACGTCGCTCGGTATGACCGGAGCGGTGCTCCAGAGCATAAACCACGGCGTCTCCACGGGCATGCTCTTCTTCCTGGTGGGAATGCTCTACGATCGCCGGCACACACGCGAGATCGCCGCCTAC is a window encoding:
- a CDS encoding NADH-quinone oxidoreductase subunit M; this encodes MPESLSGFLLSLTIFLPLVGAVVLMALPRPSDEEDGHGHAVAPAPGTAWRGRAVRVVALVFAALAFASSLLVAGAFRPGVRGFQLVQDAEWLPQFGMRYHLGIDGISLLLILLTTFVTLLAVLYSFNVRRRLREYMVFMLVLETAMLGVLSALDLVLFYVFWEAVLIPMYFLIGIWGHERRIYAAIKFFLYTFAGSILMLVGIVYLYTHTGTLSLVELTTPGTRAYAALQGLPAQALTYVYAAFALAFMIKVPMFPFHTWLPDAHVEAPAAGSVILASLMLKLGVYGFLRFCIPLFPDQAMASSPLFVLLAVIGIIYGAIVAAVQPDMKKLVAYTSVSHLGFVMLGIFSFTSLGMTGAVLQSINHGVSTGMLFFLVGMLYDRRHTREIAAYGGVKRALPVLSAFFLLAMLSSVALPLTNGFVGEFTILQGSYLSIWSGPWPTAFATTGMLLSAVYMFWLFQRVFTGPLDKPENAAMPDLTWRERLVLAPLVVMVFWFGCYVTTWTRYLDVPVAGLSTTVSRPGGQTPTRAVLAPARVRASTDTEAIQ
- the nuoL gene encoding NADH-quinone oxidoreductase subunit L, with the translated sequence MPELPSSNLVWLIPGLPLLGFLACAFVGKRIGRPASGALATLLVFASLAVSLLVLRDMLALPPEERRAFAGLLPGGSVVPWITIGSFRVDYTALIDPLSLLMCLVVTSVGGLIHLYSMGYMAKDRDYARFFTYMNLFIFSMLTLVLADSILLMFVGWEGVGLCSYLLIAFWYEDVDNSKAGNKAFIVNRIGDVGFALGMMAVFATFGTLVFYTPDGRGFLDMAARGQTLSGMLTAGAATLIGLLLFVGALGKSAQFPLHVWLPDAMAGPTPVSALIHAATMVTAGVVMVTRVSPLIVHSETAMTVIACVGLFTALFAATIALTQNDIKKVLAYSTVSQLGYMFLGCGVGAFTAGMFHVTTHAFFKALLFLGAGSAIHALGGEQDMRRMGGLAGRIPATFWTMAVATVAIAGIPPFAGFWSKDEILGAASGFRGQLGLVLYAIGLATAVLTAFYMGRLMLKSFLTVPRFSEGGATQGAHGADGGALPRDAHADQHGAPAPAHTAGSEHAHGGIHEAPPSMLVPLLVLAVLSAVGGLIGIPSNNLFEHFLEPATAGAAGHHAVGFGLGAVLGTAAGSIGLALAWALYARHRETGALLTEEQRRTNPFYLGSLRLWYVDAFLTWLALTVGGTVARVMWQVFDRFVIDGTVNAVGAITGLLSEVFRRLQAGYVRVYAMTMLVGVVAVVVAILWGAFKP